The Trichosurus vulpecula isolate mTriVul1 chromosome 4, mTriVul1.pri, whole genome shotgun sequence genome contains a region encoding:
- the LOC118848241 gene encoding eukaryotic translation initiation factor 1-like encodes MSAIQNLPSFDPFADASKGDDLLPAGTEDCIHIRIQQRNGRKTLTTVQWIADDYDKKKLVKAFEKKFACNGTVIEHPEYGEVIQLQGDQRKNICQFLVEIGLAKDDQLKVHGF; translated from the coding sequence ATGTCCGCTATCCAGAACCTCCCCTCTTTCGACCCCTTTGCTGATGCAAGTAAGGGTGATGACCTGCTTCCTGCTGGGACTGAGGATTGTATCCATATAAGAATTCAACAGAGAAACGGCAGGAAGACCCTCACTACTGTCCAGTGGATCGCTGATGATTACGATAAAAAGAAACTAGTGAAGGCATTTGAGAAGAAATTTGCCTGCAATGGTACTGTAATTGAGCATCCAGAATATGGAGAAGTAATTCAGCTACAGGGTGACCAGCGCAAGAACATATGCCAGTTCCTCGTCGAGATTGGACTGGCTAAGGACGACCAGCTGAAGGTTCATGGGTTTTAA